A region of Myxococcus stipitatus DSM 14675 DNA encodes the following proteins:
- a CDS encoding biotin/lipoyl-containing protein, whose protein sequence is MRYFTKQQGQKEAVPVDLEPLGGDRFKLTVNGVTYQVDALALEHGTMSMLVDGQSYSAEFEENGDEVGVLLRGQVNRFDIADERRLRLRAGTAAFSVEGKQLITAPMPGKVVKVLVKVGDEVKEGQGLVVVEAMKMENELKSPKAGKVTELFAKEGTAVENNAKLVVVE, encoded by the coding sequence ATGCGCTATTTCACGAAGCAGCAGGGACAGAAGGAAGCGGTGCCGGTGGACCTGGAGCCGCTGGGCGGTGACCGGTTCAAGCTGACCGTCAACGGCGTCACCTACCAGGTGGACGCGCTGGCGCTCGAGCACGGCACCATGAGCATGCTGGTGGACGGCCAGTCCTACAGCGCCGAGTTCGAGGAGAACGGCGACGAGGTCGGCGTGCTCCTGCGCGGCCAGGTGAACCGCTTCGACATCGCGGACGAGCGCCGGCTGCGGCTGCGCGCGGGCACCGCCGCCTTCAGCGTGGAGGGCAAGCAGCTCATCACCGCGCCCATGCCCGGCAAGGTGGTGAAGGTGCTGGTGAAGGTGGGCGACGAGGTGAAGGAGGGCCAGGGCCTCGTCGTGGTGGAGGCCATGAAGATGGAGAACGAGCTCAAGAGCCCCAAGGCGGGCAAGGTGACGGAGCTGTTCGCCAAGGAAGGCACCGCCGTCGAGAACAACGCGAAGCTCGTCGTCGTCGAGTAG